The following coding sequences lie in one Oncorhynchus gorbuscha isolate QuinsamMale2020 ecotype Even-year linkage group LG10, OgorEven_v1.0, whole genome shotgun sequence genomic window:
- the pip4k2ca gene encoding phosphatidylinositol 5-phosphate 4-kinase type-2 gamma codes for MASSGNAVSSPMVILAPKTKTKKKHFVQQKVKVFRASGPVLSVFMWGVNHSINDLNQVPVPVMLLPDDFRANTKIKVNNHLFNKENLPGHFKFKEYCPQVFRNLRERFGIEDLDYQVSLTRSPPVRGGDTQGEGILLTSYDRTLVIKQISSEDVADMHSILSEYHQHIVKCHGSTLLPQFLGMYRVGVENEETYLIVMRNMFSHRLVVHRKYDLKGSLVSREASDKERVKELPTYKDMDFRNNMQKVYVNEEQKEKVMEKLNRDVEFLVKLKIMDYSLLLGIHDVGRAEREEEEGEEPSNEEEGEPENGLAQAPNVGSYGTSPEGIAGYMASCKPLEPGEFDPYVDVYAMRSAPGAPQREVYFMGLIDVLTQYDTKKKAAHAAKTVKHGAGAEISTVHPEQYAKRFRDFISNIFA; via the exons ATGGCGTCCAGCGGCAATGCTGTTTCCAGTCCTATGGTGATATTGGCTCCAAAAACTAAAACCAAAAAGAAACATTTTGTGCAGCAAAAGGTGAAGGTCTTTCGTGCCAGTGGCCCAGTCTTGAGCGTATTTATGTGGGGTGTAAATCATTCG ATTAATGACCTAAACCAAGTGCCTGTTCCTGTCATGCTGCTGCCTGACGACTTCAGAGCAAACACTAAGATCAAAGTCAACAATCACCTCTTCAACAA AGAGAATCTACCTGGACATTTTAAGTTTAAAGAATACTGTCCCCAAGTATTCCGCAATCTTCGGGAGCGCTTCGGAATTGAGGATCTCGACTACCAG GTGTCGTTGACCCGCAGCCCTCCTGTAAGAGGTGGGGACACCCAGGGGGAGGGGATCCTCCTGACCTCCTACGACCGCACGCTGGTCATAAAGCAGATCTCTAGTGAGGACGTGGCAGACATGCACAGCATCCTGTCTGAATACCACCAG CACATAGTGAAGTGCCACGGCAGCACTCTGCTGCCCCAGTTCTTGGGGATGTACCGCGTGGGTGTGGAGAATGAGGAGACCTACCTGATCGTCATGAGGAACATGTTCAGTCACAGACTGGTGGTGCACAGGAAGTATGACCttaag GGCTCTCTGGTGTCTCGTGAAGCAAGTGACAAAGAGCGG GTAAAAGAGCTCCCCACCTACAAGGACATGGACTTCAGAAACAACATGCAGAAGGTGTATGTGAACGAGGAGCAGAAGGAGAAGGTCATGGAGAAACTCAACAGAGATGTGGAG TTTCTGGTCAAGCTAAAGATCATGGACTACAGCCTGCTGTTGGGTATTCACGACGTGGGGCGggctgagagggaggaggaagaaggagaggagccGTCCAATGAGGAAGAGGGGGAGCCTGAGAACGGCCTGGCGCAGGCCCCTAACGTGGGCTCCTACGGTACGTCTCCTGAGGGCATCGCTGGCTACATGGCCTCCTGCAAGCCCCTGGAGCCCGGGGAATTTGACCCCTACGTGGATGTGTACGCCATGAGGAGTGCCCCTG GAGCCCCTCAGAGGGAGGTGTACTTCATGGGTCTGATAGACGTTCTGACACAGTACGACACCAAGAAGAAAGCCGCTCACGCAGCCAAAACTGTCAAGCATGGG GCTGGTGCTGAAATCTCCACTGTCCACCCAGAACAGTATGCCAAGCGATTTCGTGATTTCATCTCCAACATCTTTGCATAG